The genomic DNA CTCCGCCTTGGCGTCCTGCCCCGTGCGAAGGCTATCGCCGGTGAGTAAGACCAGATCGAGCCCTGCAGGCTGCCAGCGCGTCGTGAGGGCGCGTTGCCAATCGACCCGACGCACCACCTGGGTGACCACGGCCTCCAGTGGGGCGCCGGCGGCCACCACCGGCGACGGACAGGAGGCCCAAAGGGCCATCCCCGCCAGGCTGACGGAGAACGCCTGAGCGGGCAGGGAACGCAGGAGTTGAGAGGTGAATCGACCGAAAGACATCGCCGGCCTCCTCACGAGGGGCGCCACGCGTGGCCAAAGCCAGACCATACCGATTGCCATGATATCAGGCGCGACGGGTGTTCCGGGCGCCCAGTAGCACAAAGGCGCTGTGAGAGTTCTCACAGCGCCTCGGGAGCCGGTACCAGCCCGCGTTACTGTTTGGTCAGCTTGCGCCACAGCCCCATGACGGGGTCATATGCGTGGTCCACCAGGCGTTCCTTGAGCGGAATGATCGCGTTGTCGGTGATGTTGATGCCCTCAGGACAGACGTCGGTGCAGCACTTGTTGATGTTGCAGTAGCCAATGCCCAAGTCTTCCTTGACCGACTCGATGCGGTCCGCCTGGTCCATCGGGTGCATCTCGTACTGGGCCGCCCGCATCAGGTAGCGAGGACCCGCGAACCCCACCTCGTGGTGCTCGCGCAGAACGTGACAGGTGTTTTGACAGAGGAAACACTCGATGCACTTGCGGAACTCTTGGACCCGATCCACCTCGTACTGGTACATCTTCCACTCGCCCCGGGCGTCTTTGGGCTTGGGATCGAGCGGGGCGATCTTCTTGCCCGCCCGGTAGTTGAAGCTGACGTCGGTCGCCAGGTCCTTGATCACCGGAAAGGTCTGCATCGGCCGAATGGTGGTCGGGCCTTCCTCGACCACCTGGTCCATCCGGGTCATGCACATGAGGCGAGGCTTGCCGTTGATTTCGGCGCTACACGAGCCACACTTCCCCGCCTTGCAGTTCCAGCGGCAGCCAAGGTCAGGCGCCTGTTCCGCCTGAATCTGGTGCACGGCGTCCAGCACCACCATCCCTTCGGAGAGTTCCAGATCATAATTGACCAGCGCCCCTTGGCTGGCGTCGCCGCGCCAGACATTGAAGGTGTGCTTGCGTCCTGCGACGCTGACGGTCTTTCCAGCGGAATGGTCAGCCATTCTTCTTCTTCTCCTCGATCAGAGCCGCCAGGTCATCCGGCATCGGCGTCATGGCCTGCCGCCGCAACTGCATCCGGCCATCCTCACCGCGCCAGACGACGTGGTTGAAGCCGCCGAACTCATCCAAGGTCTCCTGGAAATCGACGCGCATGTGTCCCCCGCGGCTTTCCCGCCGCTCCAGGGCACACTTGGCGATCGCCTCGCTGCATACGAGCAGGAAGTCGAGCGAGATGGCCTGGTGCCAACCCGGGTTGAAACGGCGATCGCCCGCCACGCCAACCACGGCCGCCCGCGAGCGGAGCCCGTCAATGTCGGCCAAAGCCTGCTGCAGTTCGTTCTCCTGGCGCGCAATGCCGACATTGGCCTCCATCGTGTCCTGCAGAGCAGAGGTGATCTTGAAGGCGTTCTCTCCCT from Candidatus Sericytochromatia bacterium includes the following:
- a CDS encoding succinate dehydrogenase/fumarate reductase iron-sulfur subunit — encoded protein: MADHSAGKTVSVAGRKHTFNVWRGDASQGALVNYDLELSEGMVVLDAVHQIQAEQAPDLGCRWNCKAGKCGSCSAEINGKPRLMCMTRMDQVVEEGPTTIRPMQTFPVIKDLATDVSFNYRAGKKIAPLDPKPKDARGEWKMYQYEVDRVQEFRKCIECFLCQNTCHVLREHHEVGFAGPRYLMRAAQYEMHPMDQADRIESVKEDLGIGYCNINKCCTDVCPEGINITDNAIIPLKERLVDHAYDPVMGLWRKLTKQ